In Puntigrus tetrazona isolate hp1 chromosome 23, ASM1883169v1, whole genome shotgun sequence, the DNA window GCTCTTTTGTATTGACatggaaatcatttttaatttaatagaaGTCTGTAGACGCTTAAATACTTGAGTGGATGCTGGCGATGTCTGTGATTCTAAGTCAAGCATCAAATATATggctttaatatttctgtaatgcactgtatatttatgtactGTCTTAAAGACAATAAACGATTCAAATAATTCTACAAAGTGTATTTGGAAAATGTTGCTTATTTGTGTCTTTTCCGATCAGTACCTTCaatgttttatgtcaaataatAATCCTGTTGTCTTTTAGTGGTACttctaatataataaatgaatgccgAAGAGCGGGATACATTTACCAAATTTGTTTGAAGCAGATTTTACTGTAGGGCAACAATTAATTTATGGCTGATGTAGTTCAGCAATTTACTCATTATGGAAACCCTTACATAACACATAAATCACAATCAAACCAGAACGTTAAAATGAGTGCAGTCATTTAATGCAGGCCTAGTTACTGTATTCAGTTTGGTATATTGGCAGAACCGATATCTCTGGATTCCAGCCCTGTCACAAAAAATAACTGATCCCAGATCAGTCCAGTGATTTTACAGCATTACTAATAACTGGACTATGGAGTTATTGTTACCATGGTAGTTTTTGTCAGTCAGAGTGACTGTGCTGAAGTTAATGAgtaacaaatgtataaatagaaGATTCAGCCCAGCCCTACACGAATGAGGTAGGAGGAAGTGAACTGAGCTACTAAAGCAAAAAGAAATACACACGCACGTACTTTCTCGAGATCACCTCCCCTCTGTTCACTTCACCGCACCAACCTAAAGGGGAAAAGAGTCCCGTTTACTGTGCTCGGCTTGTTTACATTCTTCCCCATCACATTTACCATATTCTTCAGAAGTCAGTCGTCAGAAAGCAGGAAGGTAAGATGCGACACGACACCCTTTAACGCAAACGCCGTTATTCTGATGCTCGTCAAAGTGAATTTATTCGGGCAGGTACGTGGGACTCGCTGGCTAACCGAAGCTAAACTTACACGGGCTGCTGCTAACGCGCACGAAGAACAAAGACGGGCTGGCGTTTACTTCGCCGAGCTCTTCGTTCAGTCATATCGATCGCGTTTTCGTTTTTAAGGATATTTTGCGTCGTATCAGCTGGTCGTTCTTTTTGGGAGAAAGAAATACAACTTTATTCGCGTAATTAGCACGATGGTGCGGTTGCTAACGGAGTTGCCGTGACTAGCTCGAGAGCTAAACACAACAAATGCTGTCTGTAACGGTCAGCCCGCTTTTTATATCGTGTTAATAATTCTTAGTTTAAGGTGACAGTgattaaaatatcagtttggTATTTTTTAACAGACGACAGGTGCTTTCATCGCCTTACAGGTAGTGggtaaaatttaatttagagcaaaaaaaaaaaacatatcacatACATTACTCGGCAGTGAATCACATGACGATGTCGACGTTATAACATTCATTCAGCTTCCTGTATGCGATTTCTTATTTGCGTATTAAATCTTTAGATGTGTGTCAGTGATGTGAAACTTGGTCGTGTTTTGTTTCTTGAGAAACAAGTTTTACTTTCGATTATTCCTGTATGTTCGGTCCATACGTAACGCAAAGAACCGAAATATTGATGGCGGAAAATAAACGACGAAATAAAAGCGTTGACAGGTACTGAATAAAGTTTGGCTCAtaaaatacaggttttttttttgtttgttttgttttagttaggGTTAAGGACTTTCCGTGTGATGAAATCAGTCAGCTGCCTAGAATAATCTACACCATTTCATCTTTGACATTTATGTCACTAGGTGATTGAGAAAAGGCTAATAgtcatattaaatgtttaactcGTTTATTTTATGACAGTGGCATTATATTTTCCCAAAGCTATGCTATGGATGGGACATTTCCACATGGATCCTTTGCTGGACTCAGTCAATAGAGTTACAGACTGTTGCCATGGCAGAGTCGTTTATTATGCTCAGCACTCATTCAGTCTGTCTGAAAATTAGCTTTGCCCATTCTCCCCCATACCAAAGGCCCCTCACCCAGTTATCCGCTGGCTTTGTCCCTAACTTGAGTTTGCACTAAAGATTCTTTTTCTCTGCAGTCGCGCTGAAAGTAGACTATATTTAGTCAAAGATGTCATCTAAACCGGATTTAGGCAGTGTGAAAACATTCCACTGATTCTGCTTTAGTTTGCTGTGATTCATACGGTTTTACACTAAAACAAAGATAGGGTTGTTATAGtttataatttagttaatttcttAATTCGCTTTCGGTTTAGTGtccatttaatatttctgtttacattATCCCCCttgtttaaatttttgttaaattaaaattcagccTATATAGTTTCTAAATGTTTGTCATTAATCTTAATGAATCGCGATGCATAAATCGAAACTTATGCCAGACTCCTCCAATTAGTTTGTCCACGAACTCAGACTGCAAGCAGATCTATCTCTATCCAATCAAAAACCCAGCCCGTGCTTGTCCtatttcaataatttgtttAGCTGGGTTGTACGTCATAATATGGAAGAGAACAATCTCAAACTACTCCGTTTTGgctttaatgaaaataacactgataacAGGTGTTGACCTCTGATGACTTACAGCCTCAGTGATGAGATTCCCAGTCATTCTGTGTTCCTGCTTTATTTACGACACACTTTGTGCCCAGTCGATTCGCTTAATTTCATGCGAGTAGCTGAACTAGACACAATAGAGGCACACATGTCTGTGAGAAGATTACTCACTGTCTCCATTAGTCCACTATTTGGAGACATCTCTACTTTATTGGAGTGCTCTTGACAGGGAATAATGGCCCTTTAGTATCACAGAGACATTTTTCTGCGATGAGaaacagtgtttgtgtgaaaggaGCCTGTAAGATATATTTAGCGCGTGTTTTTGACATTGTGGTTCAAACGTCAGCAAATGTTTCAGTGCGTGTGTTTGCTTttacatgagtgtgtgtgtgtgtgtgacgtcaAAAGGCAGTATGTGTTGGTTTGCATGAGCTGTTCTGTGTGCACCGATGTGGGAGTTTATTCATGAGGATGTGGGCGAGAGTTTTCGTTCTTTTCCTGTTTTATGGCCGCGTCTGTCTGTGAGTGCTTCATAGATTTGTGCGATTTGCGAACGTGTAGGAGCACGTAGTAGTCTTAAGCCTGATGCTGTGGAATAAGCAGCTCCAGAGTCTCTTTAATCTGCTTGTAAACCTGTATGTTCCtacatgcaataaaaacagtCTCCAGGCAGTTTGTTGAGTTTCAGTCCAGCCCGATTAGTTCCTGTTTTCTATCTACTAACTATCTCCATTAGTATGTGAGATGTCTTTTCAGGGAAGTGAGGCAATGagcatttctttcattttgccTCATTCTCATTTGGCAACATTCAACCATCCTACATTTGTTTTCCTGTAACTTAATGTTTCTCGTTAGAAATGAGTATTTAGAAGACTTCAGGGTTTAGTTCGCCCCTTATTGTTTATCTGCTCACCACAGGGCAGAAATCCAGGATGTAGGTGACttcagtaaaacacaaacaaggATCTTTAACTCCCCAAACGAAGATTTTGAACTCAAACTGTTGCAGTCTGCCAGTTATATAATACGGTCTCTCAACCACTTTAAACGGCCACGGCATTCCAACTCTCATATTGTGCGTTCGTGACTTCAGCAGCTTCTTTGTAAGCGTTCTACTACTAACGGAGAACAGCTGCTTTGTACAAAAGCTCGTGGCCTCACAGTGTGACAGATCAGGCagtgaaatgttacatttatgtaatgGTGTATACCATTTAATTCCATACcattagttttttcatttaatctgtgttgattgttttaaatttctcttatttttatttaaactaagctcaatttaacatttttctggGGCTGTACCAAGATTTATCTGCAGCAGGCGTTGTTAGCAAGAGCACCTACTGAGACTAAAGATATGTGAAGCAAACAGTGTATTTATTGCCTAAACATCCTCCTCTCATAATccatcatttgcatttaaataggTCGGGAAATGACTGATTTCTCTccgtgaaaaaataaataagtaaaaaatacacGGATCAGAAACCAAATCAAACCCTGTGGTTCGTGACGACACAAAATGacgtgtctgtgcaagaaactgaacggtatttatttaaatttttttaatgtgaatgagCACAGGGCAGTTTGCTCAACCAATCGTTTCGTGTCTTTTGTATTTGTGATGCGGTCATGTTTTCGTTACACTCATGTTTCAGGATGTGTTTAGATGCTCTAGGGCCTAGTCTTTTCTCGTTGAGCAGGGTTTCTGTCATTTCCTGAATCTGATGTTGGTTTCTGCTGTTGTGACGTTTACAGTAACCAAGTGATTAACAACCAGTGGTTACGTCACGTGATCTCGGTCATATGATTGTGACTAATGTCAGCATCGATCCACCACATGCTTGTATTATATATCTTGTTGGCCTTTTCTCTAGTAACGTAAATGTCTCATATTTTCCATTCCATGTCTTCCTTTCTGTCTTTAAGCACTTTTTTGTGCTTCTTTGGCTTACTCTGTCCGTCTCTCCCTTTCCCTTCCCCTTTCCAGTAATGGATGCGTTCCCAGGAAAGCACTTAACTTCTCATTGCTCTTCCACTGTAAGATGAAGAGCACAGACAGGcagtgtttaatgttttattttgtttggatTTGAAATAGTTAGAGCTTTGGCTCTGTGTAATGGTTTCTGGTGGGATGTTATTAGCTTAATGTGGAGTTGGTGCTCATGCCTTGCCCTTAGCACTTTGTTAATCATAACCTTTAGTCTCCATTATCTGCTTTTCATTGTATAATATCAATTGGGTttgttaacattacatttaaggCAATGTTGTAAATTAGTGTTCAGCTTATAACAAATATCTTTGAAATGTGTCCTATGGATCTAGGTGTCGATGGatgtttgttgttgtaattATACTCAGTGACTAACGGACACGGATTGAAGTGTGTCTACATATCTTTAGTGATTAGTAGCTGAACGGGAAGTGTTACAACTGCACATCAAAATGTTGACTATCCTTAAAGTACATCATTTTCAGAATGTTCAGGGGGCTAGAGCTAGATTTCAGCTGTATCAAACCTTATTTTTGATGGAAATATATTGAAATTGTGcaattgaatttttaaatgtaagtaatgtattacaaatgtaattttataatataaattaatatacattaataatgttaattgcTGTTCAGCAATACTATAATTAACAGTGCAACTTTagcactgatgatgatgatgatgatgatgatgatgatgataataataatacatgctTTATGCAATGCTACAATGGATGAATATTTATGCAACTTTGAAGTTAACTAAAACGTATTGATATAATTGAtctaatataatacaaatggcacattatgcaaaaagaaatattataatagtattaatgggtaggtttaatgtaacagtcaaaacaaaaaaaaaattgcacatgacaaatgtaaacatttatttgaacaaaggCTACACATTTGATCAGTTAGCCTAAAGTATCTGGTAATTAACTAGGGGCGTAGCAaaatttcagaattatttttttttgacaggttttaattttttttctcttaattaGATAAGAAGTCAAATGCACTACTATGTCATAAAcaataatttgtataatatttgtattttcctAATGAACATTTTATGATTTGGTTTGCGACCACTGCGTCTGCAGCATCTTCTCTACACCCAtgaatcaaacccatgatcGCTGGTGTTTGCTAGCAACATGCTCTACTGATGAGATATGGAGGACGTATTTTAACCACACAGATCTGTTGCCTGGAGCGCTGTGAAACATCCATTACCAAGTGTTAGAGTTGCGACCCTTTCTCTGTGAAGCCATAGTTTCTCCTCTATCTGAAATCAGGAGCAGCTAGAGTTACTGTAGGACTTATTATAACTTCTGCTTTGATCGATGTGTTACATCGAGTATGACTGTGCAGAAGACACAGATGGACTCACAGGCGGATCGTTTCACAACGTGAAAGCACAGAACTAATGCCTGGAGAGCTGTGAcacatccgtgtgtgtgtgtgtgtgtgcgtgatgaAGAGGGGTGTTTGAGAAGGAACCAAATTTCTGAAAGTGTCGGTCATGATGGAGCAGCCTGATAAATTCACCATGTTTTCGTTCCTGTGTTCTGTGTGCTCCTAATACTCTCCCTCATCCGTCCCGTCTAATTAGTGTTTCCAGTTCCCATGTGAGTCATGTGGTTGCTAGTCAGctgaaaaacaaactataaGGCTATATGGCTCTATATGTTCTTGCTCAGAGGATTATTTCCTGTATTTCAACCTTGTTTTCTCCATTTTCATGCTGagactgttgtgtttttttccaggATGTCATTGTATCCATCCCTAGAGGACCTTAAAGTGGACAAGGTCATTAGGGTAAGCAGTGTTTATACTTTCAAAGTATCTGTTAGGGCTGGAAGATAATTAAAGCggaattgcaattattttacaaaaattaagaaaacacCTGTACGCATTGTTTATTGTACGTTAActagtttaaaaataactatatttatcAATACATACGTTTTTCTACAGCACAGAGATTGCttaagtgcatttattcagcaaCCACAAAAAACAGTCAAGATTCATGTTTGGATGTATCAAAAAATATTGCAGATGGTTTTGCTGAAATATTCAAGAGAAGCAAAAATCATGACCACAactaaaatctgaatatttgtgTGGCCATATTTTATGAATACTTTATtcctctttatattttattatttagttaattttctattgatttttatgtatttaaaaaaaaaaatctaaatgttggTTAAGCTGACtctcttttcatattttattatcattcaaattatttcagttcagttagCTAGCGCTTTTAGTagtatgctttttattttagcgtAACACTGAAGATAAGttggtgtttttaaaaagtaaatgagaTTCACATGCGGTTGGTTTGCTCCTCTAGGCACAGTCCCAGTTTGCCAATGCCACCTCCAGCACCCCAGCCATCACTCAGGGTGTTTACCAGCCACAGCCTGCCACACAGGGGATGCCAAGCTCAGGTGAGGTCTTCCTTCCTTCGCCGCCTGGCTCGCTTTTATCTACCTTATCAAGCCGTTCTCTCTTTCACTTCTGAAGTGCCGTGAGAGCTGTTTTTATAGAGATGAAAGTGTTGCCACTGTTTCATGCCGTggtcaaacaggaaatgaagagGTGCCTTAGGAATCTGGGAGCAATTCAGCAACCTTccctaatttctttttttagtctCTGTGTAAAACAAGTGCTCAAGTTGAGACCCTCTTATTCAGGCGGCACTGCCTTCCACCTTTGTGCTCTTACTGTGTCCTTGTGTGCGGCTCCAAGACACTGCCAGCATATTACATAACTagagtgtttgtttaaaaaaaaaaaaaaaaagtggggtTCACATAGTACTGTAACTTGTGCTGAAATGATggtagtatataatatatagtttttgagaatgcgtgtgtgtgtgtgtattgtaacTCCCTGAATCTtcttgaaaaataaagtgttgggaTGAGAAGGAAGGCAACGCAATGACACAAACCAGGGGCCTATTTCTTGAAACTACAAAATAAGACAGGCTTACTTTAGTAAGTCCAACTTTTTGTCCATTGATTTGGTTCATAATAAGCCATACTAACTCAAATAAGCCTGGCTTGTTTGGCAAACCTAAACgtagtgggcggggctaaacaaaAAGTGATCTTATAAGGAGGCGGTGCTTATCCACACTATTACATCATAGCATAGAACATTCCTTAAGCTGTTGTTTTGGCAGACTGCCTTCaatataagctgtttttttagacTAACGGCAACATGACAGAAAGCATGATGTTTTTATAGTACAATGACCTCTTAAGTCACAAGTTTAAGGGAATTTTGATTTCTCCGTTTGTGACGTCTTTAATGAATACAAAGTTCAAAAGGACAGTAATTTTTAGTGACATAAATATTTGTACTGACACTTTTGATCTTTGTTGCCTAGAAGTGGGCAAAAAACCTAACTTTTTAACAGTTATCAGTTTACACCATGTGTTTATAGTGTAGCTGTATAAATGCATGCCTGGCTTTTTCCCGCCATCATCACTTCCAGTGTAGAAATGAGACGTTTTGTTTCTGTGGGAATATGTTTCATAGGCGGACATTTTCCTATCTGAGTTCTGGGTAAAGCAGGAGGAAACGAGGGGAGGACCGTAGTCATGACTCAACTCAGGAAATAATTACTGGATGGAAACATTCATCTGAAAGCAGCGACTGGCTGAGTGTCGACACTTGAACTCTGTCCTTCCCAGTTCTCTGTTTTTCTgcgttctgcttttttttccacttgatGCTGTTATAAAACACCCAAACAAACTACATTACTATGCTACTTGGTCTGTGTCGCCGGGAGAATCTAAACTTCAATATGAAacatcttcttctctttctctcgctccaGCTCTGTATCCCAATCTGGAGGAGCTGGGAGACTATATGGGCCTGAGTCTGAACAGCGATGAGGTCCAGAGAAACCTGGCGCTGGTCCCGGTGGCTGACAATGTAAGTGATTGTCACTGAACGCACCTGTTTATTTAGAATCTGCACtcataaagaaatgtttaatatatgcaaACAATGACATTTCAGTCTCAGCTGTTTCCCTAGCGGTGCTGTTACTCTTCCTCGGTTCAGTTTGCTCTACAGCCTGTTTTTCCATCTCTGTCACCGTCGCCTTGTACAATATTTTCTCTGTTAAAGCAGCCAAGAATAATTGTGTAAGATTTGAAAAAGAGGAGGAGGCggtggttgtgtgtgtgcgttagcATCTGTgcttttgggatttttttttttttttgctttttgttatttttctttgaataGTTCATACTGGCCACAGGGTGTCTTAttcttttcagcatcattcctggAAGCAGAGCTCAGAATGACTCATGCACCATAAGGCCTGTGTTGGAGTAATGCTAATGTAGGCTGCTTTCAGAGAGCATCTTAAAAAGATACTCGGTGTTCATAATCCTGAACATTAGACCAGCATCTCCCTTTATGCATCTCTTTTTGTCAAGTATCCTCATAGCTCCATTTAATAAGGCTCAAATACTCCTTAATCAACACAAAACCAGAAATATGTTTCTGGTTTTGCACTGGATATAAGTCAGTGttatcattaatataattaaactttatattgTGGGTAAACCAACACGCCTTTtatagtattcatttctttaaaattaatttctttctaaAAGCACAACCTTTTTGATCACAAACCTTCGAACAATGGTGTAAATATACTACAGTATTAATATTCGTAATACATCAAAActcatttgaattttaaaccACTGTTTTCACTTCCTCTCCAGCTTCTACTGTTCCATCACAATGgtcataaatgcaaataaattgaaaacacatttattaaagtatGCAGAAAGGAACACGAACCTATATTAACATTTCTAGTTTGTATattaagtgacatttaaaacgAAACCTTTGTTAGTTTTTATGTGTTTCTTAGTGTCTACTGACAACATGTTTGTAGGTCATGAATTCTTATTAAGCTTTGCAGCTTTGACGAGGCAAAATCTAAACCTTTTAGAGAACTCAGTGGTTGGAAAGTACTTTGTTAGACCATTTGCATGTTTCACAGTGTCGACATCTcatgttttataatatgtaaacaatgcACTCGTATGTATgaggataaataaaaatgttctcttGCTTGGCAGCAAGTGGCAGTGCCAAGTTCTGTGGGTGGCATGGTGCGGCCCGTGACCGGTGCAGACGTGGGCATCAGGAGGGCAGAGATTCGTCCAGGTCTTCGGGAGGTCATCATCTGCAAAGACCAGGAAGGAAAGGTCGGGCTTCGACTCCGAGATATTGATAATGTGAGTAAAGCTCTTTGCATTAAACGCTCCCGAGTCATTGTTTTGAGTGTGCAGTTGGCATGTAGGTTAATTGGTAATATGTTTTAGGGCAGCACACTCTCATTCTGAGCAGGTGTGTCATTCTTTTCATCGTGTTATCTTTCATGGTGTCATTTCCTCTTTCTGTAGGGAGTGTTTGTCCAGCTGGTGCAGGCGAACTCTCCTGCGGGGCGTTGGGTGGCCTGCGTTTTGGAGATCAGGTTCTGCAGATCAATGGGCAGAACGTTGCTGGCTGGAGCTCAGATAAGGCCCACAAAGCTCTGAAGGCAGCAGCTGAACAGCGCATCGAGCTCATTGTCCGTGACAGGTGGTCACCTATatctatatagtatataaaacaCACTACTGTTCAGATGTTTGGGATTGGTaagatgatgattattattattattattttcaggatACTTTAATGAATGGGAAGTTGAGAAAATTggaaattaaaatctttttgtaacgtcacctttactgtcacttttgattactTAATACACAATAGCCGACGATAATATTAACACAGTAATTATAAgtatgctaataataataaaaaacccaCATTAAAATGATCTGAATATTGTCATGACAAGTTGGACTGAATGAAGATGACAAATGTATAGTAATAATGGTGTAGGTCTTTGCTGCCTCCTGGtggttatttattatagttGTAGTATTTATTGAGTTTAGTGTGAAATGGAAACTTCCTGTTTTAGGTAAGAGTTAAGCTGTATTGGTATCTGTGGCAGTTAccacagaaaattattttgaaaaaaattaaaccacaacaacaaaaaaagtaaacaaaatttGTTAGTAAGTAAGGCACTTAAAAGCAAAAGGcttaacaattttaaatgctattttaataaaatagccACAGAATATTAGTTGTGTGCATGAGACGTGAATCACTTGATGACCCTTCTGTCTGTATTAAAGTTATACACAATGCCTTGATCAAACAAAAATGGTCAAGTCCAATTTCACAGATGATGCCAAAGTGTATCATACGTCATATTTCTCTATTTTGTGGTCCAGACCATTCCAGCGTACAGTCACAATGCATAAGGACAGCTCTGGCCATGTGGGCTTCATCTTCAAATCTGGACGAATCACATCTCTAGTGAAGGATGGTTCTGCTGCCCGCAATGGTTTGCTCACCGAGCACTACATCTGTGAGATCAACGGCCAGAACGTCATCGGACTCAAGGTGGGAGGGCTTATGGAAGTGTTTTCAGGATCCAAAAACATGGAGATTTGTGGAgtaaattgctttgtttttttctgtctgcaGGACACTCAGATTAAAGACATCCTCACCACATCTCCCACTGCCATGACCATCACCATCATGCCTAAATTTATCTACGAACACATGATTAAgaagtgagattttttttttaatactcaaAACTGATAATACACAATGTTTTGCCAGTAATGCATTAAGTCTGTAAAGCCTAAAAAGTCAGAATAGTCAGACAGGTACAGTTTCTTGAACACTAAGGACAACATCTAAAAAACTGATACCTTTTTGAGTGTCATATTTGATACACTTGTGTAGTATAATATCGGAGAATGTGACAAAATCCCACAAAACACCTTCTGAAATGAGACGTACAAATAAGCAATCCTCCAAAGCCTGATGCATTTGAACTTTTCACTGCAGTATATATCAGAAGTCATGCAGTAGATTAtggaaattttcaaatttttattatattttgtttaaatttagttATGACTTGTTATAATGTATTAAGATTACAGTTACAAAACAGACAAGAAGTGAAGGGTCATGACAGCCCTAATCTGTATATTCCAGGATGTCAAGCGGCCTGTTGAAGTCCTCCATGGATCACTCTGTGCCTGAGGTCTGAACACAggagaccacacacacacagcccctTCCACAATGCCTACAATCTCTTGCCTTCCCATTGGAGCCTTCCACAACATGGGTCGTCTATCACTGATTGGATAAACCTCCTCAATCACATTCATTTATAACATGTAAAACTGCCTTTTTCTATTTCACTTTCGTTGGCTGTTATCGTTTTGCCTTCTAGTTCTTGATTCTGTCCTACATGTCATTGTTGCCATTGTTTAATTGTCATATtacatgttatataataataatccattGTCATTATTGAGTAGTATTatctgattgttttattttggctgaGGGGCAAGGGGATAAAAACTGAACCTGAGCTTCCGTTTTGGAGAGCATTAGCTTCAACACTCCACTTTTCAATTCTTCCCACTATGCACAAACACTTTctttccatttctgtttttgtttttttatttttatcgaCCATCTATATGCCAAGACAGCTGTATTCTGCCAGAAGGAATCTTGGGCCAGaatttataaatgcaacaaCTCATTTAAGTATTGATTTTGAACTTGGTTTTTAGGTGTTTAATCTTTGATAATATTCTCTGTCATTATCCTGTAAATGTTAGtgtctctaaaaaaaaaaatttatatacgAATGTAACCTCAAGActgaaattattacaaaaataaatcatcctGGTGATACCAATGGatctaaaatgttcaaaaaaatgtcttgatgcACCATACGTTTCCTCTTCTTCaaatgattagaaaaaaaaattgaaacatggaatgaaaaaaacactgcagtagTGAGAAGGCTTTGTTCACCATGCTGTTTTAATATAGATCCTTTTACAGAGCAATGAGGGTCAAGAGCGATGTGTTGCAGTGGTGTCTGTACACacttaatattatcattaaaatattattctacACAAAATTGAGACACTATGAAACATTACCAGACAAGACTGGTTCCACTTGCGGTGCTGATACTGAGACAATACAAAGACAAAACTGAAGTGCAAGATGTAAACACGTCATTAGaatgacaatttaaatgaaaaaaacgaacaaaaaagtATCTGTGTGAGATCTAATCTTCTAGGCACATTCTTATAATCCTGCTCAACAGACACTAAACTGCTGATGTGTCCGTTTGCTAccaattttacatttcattattcattctGAAAGAAATGCATGGCTTATCGCTTTCGTCTTATTGAAGGCTATTTCCATTTAACCGAACAGTTGACAGAAAATACGCCCAGTGCTAATGTCTTCAAACCATATTCGAATGTGATGCGCATCGGTAAACAAATGATCTATTGCCAGCTTACCCTAAAAAGTGTTATTGGAGACAACGATTTAACAAGATATGCACGTTACAGGATATTTTGTGGttacaaaaaagtacattttgaacaaaaattgCGCCAGCTGACATTGAcatcaaacatgtttttcttaatcCTCCccaaaaatgctataaaaactGTCGATGTGGAGAAAAACTAGAATGTTCAG includes these proteins:
- the LOC122328734 gene encoding LOW QUALITY PROTEIN: syntenin-1-like (The sequence of the model RefSeq protein was modified relative to this genomic sequence to represent the inferred CDS: deleted 2 bases in 1 codon), producing the protein MSLYPSLEDLKVDKVIRAQSQFANATSSTPAITQGVYQPQPATQGMPSSALYPNLEELGDYMGLSLNSDEVQRNLALVPVADNQVAVPSSVGGMVRPVTGADVGIRRAEIRPGLREVIICKDQEGKVGLRLRDIDNGVFVQLVQANSPAALGGLRFGDQVLQINGQNVAGWSSDKAHKALKAAAEQRIELIVRDRPFQRTVTMHKDSSGHVGFIFKSGRITSLVKDGSAARNGLLTEHYICEINGQNVIGLKDTQIKDILTTSPTAMTITIMPKFIYEHMIKKMSSGLLKSSMDHSVPEV